One stretch of Maylandia zebra isolate NMK-2024a linkage group LG13, Mzebra_GT3a, whole genome shotgun sequence DNA includes these proteins:
- the dync2li1 gene encoding cytoplasmic dynein 2 light intermediate chain 1 isoform X1, giving the protein MPKISSDTLWELAAAEVHSRESGGAEERDGGEAVNERTVLLMGSKAGGKTSILLRCLDRDELSKPTLALEYTFGRRARGHNTPKDIAHLWELGGGTSLSDLVQIPITPVTISCLSVILVLDLSKPNALWGTMEKLLQAAQAHLERTSSQVQKSKSGVKHQTPSHSAARVLPKDYPDRELISPFPVPLLIIGSKYDIFQEFDSDKKKVVSKTLRFIAHYYVASLVFTSIKSESLISKTKSFFLHLAFGLERGKTVSSDPLKPLIIPAGSDSFGQIGSPPTVDVDITSLHAKNPKDLWKKVYERVFPPESTNEQRELKDPAKDPQYSEPQIDAMRAQKDQELEQYKRNAAKSWKGLELET; this is encoded by the exons ATGCCAAAAATAAG CTCGGACACATTATGGGAGCTGGCTGCGGCGGAGGTCCACAGCCGGGAGAGCGGAGGTGCAGAGGAGAGGGACGGTGGAGAGGCTGTGAACGAGCGGACGGTGCTTCTGATGGGGAGCAAAGCtggg GGCAAAACGTCCATTCTCCTCAGGTGCTTGGACAG AGATGAACTATCCAAACCAACTCTGGCCTTGGAGTACACTTTTGGCAGACGAGCACGAGGACACAACACG CCTAAAGACATAGCCCACCTATGGGAGCTGGGAGGAGGGACCTCTTTGTCAGACCTCGTCCAGATCCCCATCACTCCTGTCACCATCAG ctgtctctcagtcatCCTCGTCCTGGACCTGTCTAAACCCAACGCTCTGTGGGGAACAATGGAGAAGCTACTGCAGGCTGCACAGGCTCACCTAGAGAGAACCTCCTCCCAAGTACAGAAATCCAAATCCGGAGTCAAACACCAGACTCCCAGCCACTCAGCAGCACGTGTCTTACCTAAAGACTATCCT GACAGAGAGTTGATCAGTCCCTTTCCTGTTCCTCTGCTCATCATCGGCAGCAAGTACGACATCTTCCAG GAATTTGACTCTGACAAGAAGAAAGTTGTCAGTAAAACACTGCGTTTTATTGCTCATTACTACGTGGCCTCTCTCGTT TTCACTAGCATCAAATCAGAGAGCCTTATATCAAAAACCAAGAGCTTCTTCTTGCACCTGGCTTTCGGTTTGGAGAGAGG GAAAACTGTTTCCTCTGACCCCCTCAAGCCGCTCATCATTCCAGCAGGCTCTGATTCCTTCGGTCAAATAG GTTCCCCACCTACTGTCGATGTGGATATAACGTCTCTCCATGCTAAAAATCCAAAAGACCTCTGGAAGAAAGTGTATGAGCGTGTCTTCCCCCCAGAG AGTACAAATGAGCAGAGAGAGCTAAAGGATCCAGCCAAAGATCCCCAGTACAGTGAGCCTCAGATTGATGCCATGAGAGCCCAGAAAGACCAG gagttggaGCAGTATAAAAGGAATGCAGCGAAATCATGGAAAGGTCTAGAGCTGGAGACATGA
- the LOC106675767 gene encoding uncharacterized protein LOC106675767, whose amino-acid sequence MAPSAKLRIIFGEDDVHKLLLPAGIPSTLQDLNDVLRETFDITGPFTVMYQDMDFDGQFFTLTSIEEVQDKANLKVVKTEPVILSLTTVDMSEVESPVPLSTEASSSSSVCDTILLSSPDESGPSYRSKPWPFKFEIPDFSYDIDLALEAGKQAYENDGTLLNNPSVTSSILEKLAETIFGFTAYPTGVQILAVAEALVAKYPCLKEPGSFNGLYGWQQRIKYKMGNYRAKLRGRQLAIPELEVNTLKRRCSSEEGSLKGFKRAKKAEVNYLPPLPFGETEETLEMERLDLLKEMKKKNNERAINEKMEKSFAMRRKEVVKDCPAIQDLLERWPSLFCENQIKEEFKRITTIHLERTFLSRLDGYTTKLLEIFRRKGGTAGTKIKPMLDSLNKGHYHSLLS is encoded by the exons ATGGCACCCTCAGCGAAACTGCGGATAATTTTTGGGGAGGATGATGTCCACAAACTACTTTTACCTGCAGGCATCCCAAGCACACTTCAGGACCTCAATGATGTTCTTCGAGAGACATTTGATATTACAGGACCATTCACTGTTATGTACCAGGACATGGATTTCGATGGTCAGTTCTTCACTTTGACCTCGATTGAGGAAGTACAAGATAAAGCTAACCTCAAAGTAGTAAAAACTGAACCAGTAATCTTAAGTCTCACTACTGTGGACATGTCAGAAGTCGAATCTCCAGTTCCACTATCTACAGAAGcaagctcctcctcatctgtaTGCGACACAATCCTGTTGTCCTCCCCAGATGAGAGTGGACCATCCTACAGGTCTAAGCCATGGCCATTTAAGTTTGAAATACCAGACTTCTCTTATGATATAGACCTTGCACTGGAAGCAGGAAAGCAAGCTTATGAAAATGATGGCACACTTTTGAACAACCCAAGCGTAACTAGTAGCATTCTTGAGAAGCTTGCAGAGACTATATTTGGCTTCACAGCATATCCAACTGGTGTCCAGATTTTAGCTGTTGCTGAAGCCTTGGTAGCAAAATACCCATGCCTCAAAGAGCCAGGGTCTTTTAATGGCCTATATGGTTGGCAACAGAGGATAAAGTATAAAATGGGCAACTACAGGGCAAAGTTAAGAGGTCGCCAATTAGCCATTCCAGAGCTCGAGGTGAACACACTGAAGAGACGATGCTCCAGTGAAGAGGGTTCacttaaaggctttaaaagggCCAAAAAAGCTGAAGTCAACTATCTGCCACCACTGCCATTCGGTGAGACTGAGGAAACCTTAGAGATGGAGAGACTAGATTTGCTGAAggaaatgaagaagaagaacaatgaGAGGGCAATTAATGAGAAAATGGAGAAGTCTTTCGCTATGAGAAGAAAAGAGGTTGTCAAGGATTGCCCCGCAATCCAAGACCTCTTAGAGAGGTGGCCTTCTCTGTTCTGTGAAAATCAG ATCAAAGAGGAGTTTAAGCGAATAACCACAATCCATCTGGAGCGAACGTTTTTGTCCAGATTGGACGGGTACACCACCAAACTCCTGGAGATATTTCGAAGGAAGGGCGGGACTGCAGGgaccaaaataaaaccaatgtTGGACTCACTCAATAAG GGACATTATCATTCGTTGCTTAGTTGA
- the hint1 gene encoding adenosine 5'-monophosphoramidase HINT1: MADETAKAQTAKPGGDTIFGKIVRKEIPANLIYEDDQCVAFPDVSPQAPTHILVVPKKPIVQLSQAEDDDAALLGHMLIVAKKCAQDAGLSKGYRIIINDGPDGGQSVYHIHIHVLGGRSMGWPPG; this comes from the exons ATGGCTGATGAAACAGCGAAAGCGCAGACCGCCAAGCCGGGCGGAGATACGATATTTGGAAAAATTGTACGCAAAGAGATTCCTGCCAACCTAATCTATGAAGACGATCAG TGTGTAGCCTTCCCTGATGTCTCACCTCAGGCTCCCACTCACATCCTAGTCGTCCCAAAAAAGCCAATTGTTCAGCTCTCTCAAGCCGAGGATGACGATGCTGCG TTGTTGGGCCACATGCTGATTGTTGCAAAGAAGTGTGCTCAAGATGCCGGCCTTTCCAAAGGCTACAGGATTATCATCAACGATGGGCCGGACGGAGGCCAGTCGGTGTACCACATCCACATCCACGTTCTCGGTGGGCGCAGTATGGGGTGGCCTCCTGGCTAA
- the lyrm7 gene encoding complex III assembly factor LYRM7 yields the protein MGTRLKVLGVFKTLHRTRMAVFKDDDRALTAARLKINEEFRKNKNETSEENIQKLIKMGSDVDIVLRQSVVQMEHVAEDKLLLRPRNDLLLENVPYCDKPREKS from the exons ATGGGCACTCGTTTGAAG GTTCTGGGCGTTTTTAAAACGCTACACAGGACCAGGATGGCTGTGTTCAAAGATGATGACCGAGCACTGACAG CTGCACGATTAAAGATCAATGAGGAGTTtcggaaaaacaaaaatgaaacgtCAGAAGAAAACATCCAGAAG ctgatTAAAATGGGCTCAGACGTTGACATCGTCCTTCGACAGAGTGTGGTGCAAATGGAACACGTAGCAGAAGATAAGCTGT TGCTTCGGCCCAGAAATGACCTTCTGCTAGAAAACGTCCCCTATTGTGACAAACCAAGGGAAAAGTCGTGA
- the dync2li1 gene encoding cytoplasmic dynein 2 light intermediate chain 1 isoform X2: protein MRDELSKPTLALEYTFGRRARGHNTPKDIAHLWELGGGTSLSDLVQIPITPVTISCLSVILVLDLSKPNALWGTMEKLLQAAQAHLERTSSQVQKSKSGVKHQTPSHSAARVLPKDYPDRELISPFPVPLLIIGSKYDIFQEFDSDKKKVVSKTLRFIAHYYVASLVFTSIKSESLISKTKSFFLHLAFGLERGKTVSSDPLKPLIIPAGSDSFGQIGSPPTVDVDITSLHAKNPKDLWKKVYERVFPPESTNEQRELKDPAKDPQYSEPQIDAMRAQKDQELEQYKRNAAKSWKGLELET, encoded by the exons ATGAG AGATGAACTATCCAAACCAACTCTGGCCTTGGAGTACACTTTTGGCAGACGAGCACGAGGACACAACACG CCTAAAGACATAGCCCACCTATGGGAGCTGGGAGGAGGGACCTCTTTGTCAGACCTCGTCCAGATCCCCATCACTCCTGTCACCATCAG ctgtctctcagtcatCCTCGTCCTGGACCTGTCTAAACCCAACGCTCTGTGGGGAACAATGGAGAAGCTACTGCAGGCTGCACAGGCTCACCTAGAGAGAACCTCCTCCCAAGTACAGAAATCCAAATCCGGAGTCAAACACCAGACTCCCAGCCACTCAGCAGCACGTGTCTTACCTAAAGACTATCCT GACAGAGAGTTGATCAGTCCCTTTCCTGTTCCTCTGCTCATCATCGGCAGCAAGTACGACATCTTCCAG GAATTTGACTCTGACAAGAAGAAAGTTGTCAGTAAAACACTGCGTTTTATTGCTCATTACTACGTGGCCTCTCTCGTT TTCACTAGCATCAAATCAGAGAGCCTTATATCAAAAACCAAGAGCTTCTTCTTGCACCTGGCTTTCGGTTTGGAGAGAGG GAAAACTGTTTCCTCTGACCCCCTCAAGCCGCTCATCATTCCAGCAGGCTCTGATTCCTTCGGTCAAATAG GTTCCCCACCTACTGTCGATGTGGATATAACGTCTCTCCATGCTAAAAATCCAAAAGACCTCTGGAAGAAAGTGTATGAGCGTGTCTTCCCCCCAGAG AGTACAAATGAGCAGAGAGAGCTAAAGGATCCAGCCAAAGATCCCCAGTACAGTGAGCCTCAGATTGATGCCATGAGAGCCCAGAAAGACCAG gagttggaGCAGTATAAAAGGAATGCAGCGAAATCATGGAAAGGTCTAGAGCTGGAGACATGA